TTTACACTGTTATCTTAAGTGACCACCGATGTAAATCGTATATTTACACTAGCAATTTTCTTAAGGGTACCGTTGGTGTATAAACATTTAAACTGTGGGTTTTCTTATTGTGCCACATGTACAAATTACACTATAAATACCCTTTCCTTCCCGACTAGAACTGTATAGACTAAGGGTCTGTTTAGTTGGGctcttggctttggcttttggcctcaAAAGTCAAAAGCCCAATCAAAGGGGCTGTTTTTtttagaagcagctgcttttccgtaatACATTTTTAAAAGCTGGTTTGAttttgcttttggcttttggctttctgctttttaaAATTGATGGAATAAAAatctcttccatagttgttttaagagagataaagatagaatgtatattttatacttgttcaaccaaacagctttcagcttttctacagctcacagcccataaCAGCTTTCTCATAGCTCACAGCCTACAACagttttttcccacagccacagttcaaccaaacacaccctaagccACCTTCCATTTTTTGTGTCCTTGAGGTCCAAAAATTGCAAAATATAAGATCCAAACGCACCCCAAGTTTATACAATAAAGATGTAGAATAACTTAGCATGGATTCCTCTTAAACACGCATGATGGTGTTGGAGCTCGTCCTAGTGTTGATACGCTTGTGAGAATTCCAGGGACGAAAGCGTTGCACCCTACATGTTTATATAGGCCAAGAAAATACCTTTAGCGTGGTTTATAAGTTGTACCAAGATTGCTTGACCAGTCAGAAAAGTCTAGATTCTATTTACAAAGAAATCATCTCTCTAAAAGTACAACAATACATTGTACATCTCTCTATCCTAAACCGATTCAGAGTCATCATGGATATTACATGGTATTTGAGATACACATCTTAACAACACTAGCAAATGCAATCGTTGAGGTGGTTGTGGGATTGTGCATGGAATGAACCACCATGCGGCCATAAAGGGTAGCCATTAAGGTGCTGTTTGGTTCGCACATTTCAGGGTGTGATCCGATCACGGCGCCAACGGATTGCGTTGCTTGTTGTTTGTTTAGCGTACGGTGCGATCGATTGCCGCGGGACAAACCTTCAACGAGCGGATTACGCCCGCATGTGAGAAGAAAACTACCCCCGATGGATTACCCCAGCTAGaaccaaacaaaaaaagaaagaaaactgCCCCCGATGCGTTGCCTGTTCGGTtggttggttcgtatcgttgctggttcgtgaagaagtactgctgactggtttgtgtgagaaaaatattgttccggctgaaaatttacgatcgtttacgacaagccacagccaaacgaacaggctgtgatTCCCTTCCCGTTGCTGCCCTGGAATCGTTACATTTACGTTAACGTTGCCTTTGTTGATCCAAACAGCACCTAAGTCTTTTGCACCAAGTTCAATGGCCTATAGAACATCCCCATAATGGCAAAATAGATAGAGAGTACAATTTTTTATTATGTACTTTGGGCTTGAGCTCACAAATGCAGTTCTCTCAGCCATTCCCACCTTCCACTTGAGTGCCCTATCTTTATCTTAAGGAGTTTTTAAGCAAATTGAAAAGTATAGGGAACATTATTGCTTGTGGAGATGTGttgacataaattcaaaaaaGCCTCCAAAGGCTGCTTGGGAAATGGTCTGTCTGCCGAAGATTGAGGGAGATTTAGGAGTCATCAATTTGAAAAGGCACAATGAAGCTCTCCCAGATGAAAAATCTAGATAAGTTCTTCAACAATAAGGACATACCTTGGGTCTCTTTAATTTGGGGAAAGTATTATGAAAATGGAAGACTCTCAAGTAACATCACAAAAGGCTCCTTCTGGTGGAGGGACATCCTAAAGTTGCTGGACTATTTCAAATATATTTCCCCTATTCAAGTTCAAAATGGCAAGACAATTGGATCCAACAACCCCTGAAAGAAGATTATCCTGAGCTCTATTCTTTTGCCAAAAACAAGACTATCTTAGTTTGTAAACTATATGCCCAACAACACTTTCCGAACCTATTCTGTTTTGCCTCTATCTGCAGAAGCATATGCCCAACTTTAAATAATTCAGTCTTTCAGGGATCACTTCCCTCTAACTGATCAACAAGACAGACGGACATCACTATGGGGAGACTTCTCAGCATCAAAGACATATAACTTCTTGATTGGTCACAGACATGTACACCAGGTATAAAAATGGTTGTGgaagcaggggcggatccaacggtggggcgggggggggggggggggcctaCCCATACCGGAGCAGTGGAGCCCCCTGTGGAGCCCTCATGAATTTTTAGGTAAAATTCTATAATgtagggggctgagacttaagatcgagcagcagtgttgttcagccccccttGAAATATTTTTTTGGATCCACCGCTGTGTGGAAGTGCTTCTGTGAGCCAAAACACAAGGTCTTCTGGCTTCTCTTGAAAGATCAACTAAGCACTAGGAACATTGTAAGGAAGATAATTTTGCACGTGGACTCTTATCTCTGTGTTCTTTGCCAGTTATCAGTAGAGGAGACTTTAGGGCATCTTTTTCTTGAGTGCCCTTTTGCCAAAGACTGCTGGAACTTGCTTGGCATTACCTTTCAGAATGGCTCCAGCCTCACAtattgcattctacaaatcagaAATCAATCCCACCCGGTCTTCTTCATGATGGTGGCAATTCTAATGTGTTGGGCCATTTGGATAGTTCAAAATGACTTCATATTCAAGAATGTGCAACCAAATGTTCATGTAGCAAAAGAAGTCTTCAGAAGGAGTTGACGTTACTTTCACTAAGGGCAAAGACAAAAGTTTCTATCACCTTTGGTCTATGGATCAAAAATTTGTTGTAATCTTCTTGTTTGTgcttattttctttctttttttcttaatCTGTTTCCTTGTGCCTGGTACCGTTCTTTTCTTATAAATAAATTCCTGTAGGGGCTCCAGCCCCTCCGGTTTCATTAAAAAAACAAATTCATACATTGGCAAATTCAAACAGCAAATTGTCCATCTCATACCACCGTTTAGTGGCGCCTCATCTTTTTTTTTGGCCCCCATCGACCGCTGCGTCTGGCAGCTCGCCGGTGAACGGCCAAGGGTTGTAAACACTCTTTTTCCTCTTAATAAAAAAACATGCGCGTCACTTTTTTGGAAAAAATACGAAATGTCTAGGGCCCAGACGTCCGGCTAGCATCTAGACGCCTGCGCCTGCTGTGCCGGCTTCACGTAGGGACCCGCGTTGCTCCGTGTCACGCGCTTGCACCGTGGCGCCCCCTCCATACCCATGCGCATGTAGGCGGGCCCAGCAGTGGCTGCTGCAGATGGGTCCCACTGCAACATGTGTAACACCAAAATCTATTTTTGTAACTTctaaatgaaacacttgcaacatacgtccaaaaCAATTAAAATACTtggaacatacgtctgaaacaccagGAAAACACGtttgtagccattgcaaaacatatgcaacatccagataaaacacttgcaacatacgtatgaaacaccttaaaacatacgcttgcaacatgcatgtatatgcaacatccagatctacttttgcaacatccagatgaagcacttgcaacatacgtctgaaacagataaaatatttgggACATACACTTGAAAACACGAttgcaacatctgcaacattctgatctacttctgcaacatcgacataaaacacttgcaagatACCtcagaaacatttgaaacacttgaaatagatgcttgcaacatgtagtttcaacacaaacatctccttgctgcttggcaGAATGGATCCTTGTCGGCATGTGGAGTTCTATCTCGACCGTCGCGGGCTGCATGCGGGCGAGTTCTGCCCCAGCCACGACGAACTGGGTAGGCGGGGCGTGAGATGTGCATGGGCGAGCGCCACACCTGGCCGCAGCAAGCTGGGCAGGCAGAGGTGGAGGTCTTCATGGCTACCGAGCAGGCGTCCGGCCCCCGTGGTGGAGGTGGCAACAGTCTTCCTCACCACGGGTGGGCAGTGCAGcgcacccggtggagcttgtgctTATGCGGCTAGCGGTGACACTCGACGCTCGTGCTTATGCAGACGGTGGCGGCACTCGGCGGACACGGGCACTAGCAGAGCTCGTGCGTACGCGATCGAAGGGCGGGCAATGCGGTGGAGCCGATGCAAATCAGAAAGATAAGATGTCGCTCTCTTTTTTTTGGAGAAACCGTGTATGCCAATGAGGGGAGCAGGCATGCGGGCCGGTCTACAGCCCAGCTAGCCGCGTCCGAACCGACGCGGAATAGACACCCGTGATATAGGATTAGCGAAAAAATATCACCAGCTTGCTACATGCTTTGTTAGGGCTTTATTTATGAAGTAACATCCATAAATTTCTAACCGGCCATAATCATAAGGTAATGAAAGGGCTCTGTAGCCTAGTGGTTATAAGAGCCTCAGTAGATCTCATGTCTTGGGtttgactccccgtgggagcgaggCGACGTTCTATCGACAGCGAGACGTCTGTGGTGACTCGTCAATCTTGAAGATTTATCGGCCTAGTCTTCGAAGATGTTCATGCCGGCCTAATCTTCGAAGATGTTCATAGGGGTAGGATTTACATGGGTGTGTTCATAGGGATGAGTGTGCATACGTTGCGTGCGTTGTGAGTGTCTCTGTTGTTGTGTGTAATGGCAAAAAAATATGAGGTAAATAAAGGAATTGGACTGTGAATCCAAGAGTAAAatttactactccctccatcccaaattataagttattctaagAATCTTAAAGAGTTAAATgatctcaagtttgatcaaatttatatgataaaataataatatttatgataccaactgaGTATCATTAAAttattcattaattatattttcataatatactaAAAAAACTTGACCTGCGGGGTAAGACAACCCCGGGCATTGTGCTTAAGAAGAAGACTCCTAAACCCCTGCTccacccatacacagcggcaccgtagcTCCCATGAGACTGGGCTAACCTTAGACATGTGGATGATTTTTTTTCGCCTCCGGCTGATAAATTCGCCCCGTGGGGGTTGAACTCCAGCCGCATGGTGCAACGCGGTAGCAGCTAGCCAACTGGACTAGCGGCCTCTTGCTTTTCGTAGTATAGCTATTTGATGTTATGAATTTTCttaattttttctatatttttttgtcAAAATTAAGAAGATTCTGGGAATGGCCTGTAATTTGCAACGGATGGAGCAGTATACTACACAATGAGCTTCCTGGCGGTTTCGGTGACCCCTCCCAGGCCGATTGCGGTGAAGAAATTAATGGCAAAGCGCGTGTTCTTGGCGCAGTCTCTGGGGAAGAGGGCGTCTCGCACCGCGGTGTCCTCGTCCTTCATCTTGTTGCTAAGCGCCCGTATCCCGAGCTGCTCCGCGAGGTCCTGGAACAGCATCTTGATGAAGATGCGTGACGACGACGTGGTGTCGTCCTCCGTGACCCTGACGCGCCCAAGGATGGCATGCCACGGGAGCGCGTCGGGCGCCAGCAGGTGCGCGTAGAGCCTGGCGGTGGCGCGCAGCTCGTCGGTCGCCATGCGGTGCGCTGCCGAGTATTGCCCGGCGAAGCAGGCCTCGAAGCCGGCCTGGTACGCGCGGCCGGTGGCGCACAGCCGCTGGGCGAGGCGGGCGTAGTAGCTCGTGTACGCCTTCTCCTTCCTGCAGCACTCGACGAGCATGGTGCAGAGCTCCAGCTCCTGGCCGGGTCGCACGACGGACAGGAGCTTGTGCCCGGCTTCCTCGGACCCGACGCTCGACATGAGAGTGAGGTATATGGTCCGCCGGAGGTTGATTAGATCGGTGTCGGTGTCGGTGTCATCGCGGATGGTCAGCTCGGTTTCGGACTCGTCAGCTGATGATTCGTCGTCGTCGCTGCATTGATCCTGATCCAGACTTTCGTCTCCGGCTGATCCGAGTAAGGTTCTCTTGAGGTCCTCGTACGCTGCCTCGTCTTGCGCGAAGGATGGGCTGGGCTCAAACACGTCAAGATGGACCTCCGGATCGAGCTCATCACCGTGGTCGAGGGAGGAGGAGAGCTCCACCTGATGAGTCACCTGGTCGTCTGCCTCGATGAGATCCAGCTCTGCCCGGACGGGAGGGTGACCCCGGAACCGCGCTTTCCGGATGGCAAAGAGATCCTCGATCATGAACTGGATGCGTTTGTCGATGTCGCCGTCGTGTAGGATGCCGCGCAGGTTGTCGAACACGGCGTCGAGCCCTCGCGGGCACGACTCGCCGAGCGCGGCGCCGCACTCCCTGGCGAAGCCCACGGCGACCTCCACGGAGCCGTCCGTCGGCCAGTCGAGAAGGAGCGCGTGGAGCTCGAGCGCCAGCAGGTCGTGCGCCACGCCCTGGTTCACCAGGTGCGCCACgaacgcggccgcggccgccagcTGGTGCCTGTTGCCGCTGGCGTGGGCGCGCCTGACGCGGAGCACGAGGCGGACGAGGAGGAGCCGGCCGACGCAGGGGAGCCTGGCGTTCACGACCGCTGCGAGCGCGGCGAAGACGTCCGTGAAGTCCGGGCAGGCCGTCTGGGACCTGAGGAGGGCGCGGCAGAGGAGGCCGCGCCCGCGCACCAGGTTCTCGGCAAGCAGCTCCGGGGCCACTTGCCGGACGTTGGCAGCGGTGGCCTTGTTGACGAGGCCGGTAATGCTCTTCCTCAGCGCATTCCAGCTGCAGCGCTGGTATTCGGCGCTGCCAAACTCGCCGGCGTCGTCGTCTTCAGCGATGGCCCGGTACGGAGGGACGTAGATGCCGCCGCGGCGTTTGCTTGACGGGCGCGCGATCTGTTCCAACTCGGCCGTGCTTGGACGCTTGCGGCTCGCGTTGCCTCTGCGCTCCATGTGCCCCTCCTCTGTTGGTGTTACCAAGATGAGATTGCTACGACTTGCTCCAAGCCTCCATCCTCCATCCGATACATATAGGAAGGGAAATCTGCCGTGTTTGTGAGAGCGGGTGTCCTACTCGGTCACGGCGCAGTGCCCGGCCACGCCGTGTCGGACTAGAACGTTACAGGAATTCGTTTGCGATATAGCGAGTACATGCTAGCATATTCAATGAGCAAATTTAACTCAATTGCATATGTTTTCATGTTTGGAAAAAGTACATGTCAGGGGTATTTATAGTGGGGGAGTCTTCAACTCTATACAATACCCTTTTTACCTGCTTTATTACATTCGTCACAAACTTCTATTACAGTACAATAGagaatgcacttctaagtcattcGTCTGGCTATAGAGCGAGTGAGATAATAATAGATCGATCCATTTCATTCTACTAGTATAATGTCCGTGCTAACGCAACAGATTTATCTTGGAGACGCACATGAAAACAAtcaatgtttttttttcatagttcacttttacacaatatctttgagCATGTATACAATCCGGGAAACTAAGAAGTCATAATAAAGTTTTTTCTCATATTAGAGGAGTAGAGTTTCATACTTGCAATGCATTTTCTTTTTAAATTGCAGACATGCATTTTGAGTTAGGCATTAAGGTaccgtttagttcctaaaattttgcaaaatttttcaagattctccgtcacatcgaatctttgagcatgcatgaaacattaaatataaataaaaaataaaactaattacacagtttaaacgaaattcacgagacgaatcttttaggcctaattagactatgattggacactaattgtcaaataacaacaaaagtgctacagtactatttcccaaaaaaaaaacgccaactaaacaaggcctaagataATGTGGCAAAAATGAAAAGTTTCTGTCACCTGCACTGTAAACTTCAGAGTTCAGAGGAAGGATGCAATTTTGGCAGTATGTGACCTGATATAAATAAAATGAAGCCTTACTTTTGGTGGAAACATGGATTGAAGAAATCTGTCAGTTCCCATATTACTTGTAGGGCATCCTGTAAAGATCATGTAACATAAGTAGCTGTTAGTATCAAATCCACCTACTGAGGAATACAATGTGGAGTGGGAATGTGAAATGCCAACAACAATAGTAGCTCGGTAACTGTTGGAATTTGTCAGTGAAAcagcctttttttaaaaaaagagagaagagatTTCCTAGGTAAGCTAAAGCGGGTAAACACACCCAAGTGGATTCCAGGTCTGGCTAATTAGGATCTGCAGTTTGATACATTGACAGTGAATTTGAGTCGTAGGAGTCCAGGCGTGGCTAATTAGGATCTGCAGTTTGATACATTGACGTGCCTTTGAGTCGTAGGAGGTTCATCTCGTATAACTAATGAATTCATACTAATGAGACCTTCAAAATAAGTGGCACCTTTACAATCTCATCTCGTGAGTTCAGTTCTGCAACGATTGTTGGCAAGAGAGCAGCATGTAGGTAATGAGTGCATGTAAATAGCGATGGGACGGATATCGGTATTAGCAACATACAAAGAATTGGTAAGGTAACATGCTAAATGTACCCGAGTGTCAGTTTGAGATGGGAGGAAGAGAAGGCATGATTTCACCTTCGTTTATGGTGAACAGAACCATCTGTGCAGGTTCTTCAGTTTAGCTTTCCATTCAGCGGGAGAAAAGGAGAGAAGCAGTTCACATCGTCGTCTCCGCTGGTGAGGCGTGTGTGAAAGCATCAAGTAAGCATGAAATGAAATAATATCTGAAACAACGAAAGCATGCTATAGTTTCGGATTTTGAGGGATCAAAAATGCAATGTACTCTTCAACATTCCGCAACAACCACTAAAAGACATGATTGGAAACACTGCAGTTATTAAGTCCATAGGGATTATGCACAGATATTTAGATGTTATGTGACCAGGATGATGTAATTAAAAATTATTTTAAGATGGCATGTTTTTTGCATAAATGTAAATGGAATCGTCAATAAAGACGAAAGCAGCACCTTTACGATAGCATCTCAGCACCTTTACAATCTCTTCTCCTGAGTTCAGTTCTGCAACGATTGTTGGCAAGAGAGCAGCATGTAGGTAATGAGTGCATGTAAATAGCGATGGGAAGGATATCGGTATTAGCAACATACAAAGAATTGGTAAGGTAACATGCTAAATGTACTCGAGTGTCAGTTTGAGATGGGAGGAAGAGAAGGCATGATTTCACCTTCATTTATGGTGAACAGAACTATCTGTGCAGGTTCTTCAGTTTAGCTTTCTGCATGGTAACACGGACGCAAAGAACTCGCCATTAGACTTTTTTTTGAACCTGTAAAAAAGACATAGGTGGTTGAAGGGCTGGTGCATGAACATATGACATTTtggtaaatatatatacatatatatatcccaAATGTATGTTGTAAAAAATGCACTATAAAATTTATAAGAGATAACTACCCAATGATTTTTGGCAGGGTGCATCATGCAtcatgtgatcacactcactaagtgtttcgatcaccaaaacaaaatagctcttaccatttatacatttgccttgagccttttgtttttctctttgttcttttcaagtccaaacacttatcatcaccatggcatcaccatcatcatgtcatgatcttcatttacttcaccacttggaatgtgctacctatcttatgatcacttgataaactaggttagcacttagggtttcatcaattcaccaaaaccaaactagagcttttaatctcccctttttggtaatcgaTGACaatcctttcacaaagatatgaattgaaattcaattgaatccatgctgcttgtccaagcatatttactatgtgtaaaaggatatggacaagtttcatgaactccatatggtagcaattgctccccctacatatgtgctaagagtttggattgaagcttgcacatatacttagattgaaaatataggagacaatgtctatcaaatgatgctaaagtataaaagatggacctttgaagcgtgataccaatcaaagtgcaccaatataccatctttagcatcatggttagctctataccacttggaaatgaaatcactagataacctatgcatgctagtttttcatttcatcattcaaacctacaactagcatacaccacacaagcatagatattgaaatttaaaacttgtgccatacaagcaaacatatgaaatgcacattcaaatgtacTATACAAGTTCATgatcttgctccccctacttgtgtgctcaaaattttaattaatccctttcctttatcatatctctccccctatgtcaagttcttcccctttgttgtttttttattatctttgtttttctctccatgtactaatatcactaatatctttgtttttctccccctttgtcatcaatgaccacaaaggttcaaaatgtagataggttgagattatcaatgtcaatcaatggggtgaggatcatttttccaaatttggttcaatctagatcatttgccaaagatatttagctcggtttgatccaaggatatgctttttcacacctccaaataagggttatcttgtaccatgttgagttaaacacttagagctcattttctagatcaaacactaggtttacaagtatAACGCcccggtgttaagcatgcattaacattttgcaaatcatgagcataatcatcatcatgcattcataagcatgacatgaaatatagaattgaaacatactaatgaaacatgtatgttgcatagttttgttttaatagattggatgctatgtttgtttgccatgtgtgtaccttggttgatcacttagaccacttagaagtaattaggatgcaatttggagtaAGGTGTACATTtaaagttttctcaaattttgcttttaataataatcttctaaaatagggtttttgatttaaattaactttaaatctatagttcaaaatctaattgggtTTTGACCACTCCTTTTTGCAAAGTTATAGAGTACATTtttctgaacaacttttattttgggtccaacttttgaaactgctttgaaaaggttcaaaaattcatttgaatgaatttggagaagaaaataaaaagggaaaAATCACATTTTCACCTTAAcaggccgccgcctcccttctggCCCGCTCGTGAATTTGGCCCGCAGCGCCGCGCGCTTCGCCGTGGCCCAGCAGCAGcttcgccggcccaggcccacgcctCGCCTCCCGCTCGCCCACGCCCGTGCTCCGACCGCGCCAGGACACGCGAGCCGCATGGCGGCCATGTGCCGGCGAGATCGCCGCGCGGCACCGCCAGCCTGCCCCGTCCCGGTGGCCCCCGCCActccacgcgctcgccttcacctgcccgaCCGCGCCGCGCTCCCCACTCGCCTCTCCACTCCGCCAGCCATagcacagcagcagcagagcaCGCGCTCGCCTCCACCACCGCTCGCACCAGCTCCCTTGCCAGAGTTGGCTCGCCCGACCACCACAACTCGCCGTCGACCGCAACATCTTGCCAGTAGCTCCGCCTCTACCTCGCGCACCCCGTGCTCACCTCGGTTCACCTTGGTAAGCCTTCATTGATCGGGAATCCCTCGCCAGAGTCATGGTCAAGCTCACCGGAGAGCTccgctccgtggacctcgcccctccgtccTCCTTCTTGCTCTCTTTTCTTGCGCACGAGCACCGCCCGAGCTCGGTGGAGCTCCCACGCCGCTTCCCGCGCCACCCCATGGCCGGAGACGTGCTCTCGCCGGAGAGCCGAGCCGCCGTGCTGCCATGCACGCCGGCGAGGTCACCTTCGTGCACCTCTGGCCATGCCCGTTGCACTGCCATGTCCGCCTTGGCACGGTGGTCACgatggtggtgacctcgtcgccggcaacctcgccgatAGCGAGATCTCGCCGGTCAACCGCGAGCCCTGCTCGGGTTTGACTGACCGATGGGGTCAATCGACCCTCTGGGTcccgcctgtctgtctctctggagCGGTTTTGGGTATAGATCCGGGTGCATCTAGCAAATAGGGTCGGCTGGATTTTCGttttaaaagaaaaagatttctggaaAATGCTTTTAAAGGCTTCAAAAATCCATAGTTTGCTTATTTTAGCTCCAAATCAAGTGAGaccaattttgttgtgtttcttagaagtagatctatctgttaaaaatattgcatgtcaaatttgtgatacttttctgtgtagctttatttaaattgaataaatgctgatttcttagaaaatgtctagtaaatagaataattatcagaaaaatatggttccagttttgttaatctcctttagtgatgtactttgtaggaaaaatatatgtcatgcatgttctgtagagaaatattgatgtgtagttctagtgcctttaattgatgattttgttattttgatagagagcaaaaattgtgtaaaacatgtgtatgataatttttgtgcagtgattgtttactgtgtataacataggaaaaatatcaaatctgttgtttgacacttttcatagtacaaagtattttcatgcttaattatcaaccatagcttgtcatttttgtgtaggctattttacttatccaaatgccatgaaaattttatggtagtcta
The sequence above is drawn from the Miscanthus floridulus cultivar M001 chromosome 15, ASM1932011v1, whole genome shotgun sequence genome and encodes:
- the LOC136507217 gene encoding pre-mRNA-splicing factor cwc22-like, translating into MERRGNASRKRPSTAELEQIARPSSKRRGGIYVPPYRAIAEDDDAGEFGSAEYQRCSWNALRKSITGLVNKATAANVRQVAPELLAENLVRGRGLLCRALLRSQTACPDFTDVFAALAAVVNARLPCVGRLLLVRLVLRVRRAHASGNRHQLAAAAAFVAHLVNQGVAHDLLALELHALLLDWPTDGSVEVAVGFARECGAALGESCPRGLDAVFDNLRGILHDGDIDKRIQFMIEDLFAIRKARFRGHPPVRAELDLIEADDQVTHQVELSSSLDHGDELDPEVHLDVFEPSPSFAQDEAAYEDLKRTLLGSAGDESLDQDQCSDDDESSADESETELTIRDDTDTDTDLINLRRTIYLTLMSSVGSEEAGHKLLSVVRPGQELELCTMLVECCRKEKAYTSYYARLAQRLCATGRAYQAGFEACFAGQYSAAHRMATDELRATARLYAHLLAPDALPWHAILGRVRVTEDDTTSSSRIFIKMLFQDLAEQLGIRALSNKMKDEDTAVRDALFPRDCAKNTRFAINFFTAIGLGGVTETARKLIV